In Vibrio lentus, a single genomic region encodes these proteins:
- the aroC gene encoding chorismate synthase, producing the protein MAGNSIGQHFRVTTFGESHGIALGCIVDGCPPGLEITEADLQRDLDRRRPGTSRYTTARREADEVKILSGVFEGQTTGTSIGLLIENTDQRSKDYSEIKDKFRPGHADYTYHQKYGVRDYRGGGRSSARETAMRVAAGAIAKKYLKQEFGVEIQAYLSQMGDISIDKVDWNEIENNAFFCPDADKVPEFDQLIRDLLKEGNSIGAKIQVVATKVPVGLGEPIFDRLDADIAHALMSINAVKGVEIGDGFDVVNQRGSEHRDPLTPEGFSSNHAGGILGGISTGQDIVASIALKPTSSITVPGDTITKDGEATQLITKGRHDPCVGIRAVPIAEAMLAIVLLDHLLRHRGQNFGVTTETPKI; encoded by the coding sequence ATGGCAGGAAACAGTATCGGACAACATTTCCGCGTGACTACGTTCGGAGAAAGTCACGGTATCGCACTAGGATGTATCGTAGATGGGTGCCCACCAGGATTAGAAATTACCGAAGCAGACCTTCAAAGAGATTTGGATCGTCGTCGCCCAGGTACTTCTCGTTATACAACGGCTCGCCGTGAAGCGGATGAAGTGAAAATCTTATCAGGTGTATTTGAAGGCCAAACTACGGGTACTTCTATTGGTCTATTGATTGAAAATACAGACCAACGCTCTAAAGACTATTCCGAAATTAAAGACAAGTTCCGCCCTGGCCACGCTGATTATACCTACCATCAAAAGTACGGTGTGCGTGATTACCGAGGTGGCGGTCGCTCTTCTGCTCGTGAAACTGCAATGCGTGTCGCGGCAGGTGCGATTGCGAAGAAATACCTTAAGCAAGAATTTGGTGTTGAAATCCAAGCTTATCTTTCTCAAATGGGTGATATCTCAATTGATAAAGTGGATTGGAACGAGATCGAAAACAACGCTTTCTTCTGCCCTGATGCCGACAAAGTGCCTGAATTTGACCAACTGATTCGTGACTTGCTAAAAGAAGGCAACTCTATCGGTGCGAAGATTCAAGTGGTTGCGACTAAAGTGCCTGTAGGCCTTGGTGAGCCAATCTTTGATCGTCTAGATGCAGACATCGCGCACGCTCTAATGAGCATCAATGCGGTGAAAGGTGTTGAGATTGGTGATGGCTTCGATGTCGTTAATCAACGCGGTAGTGAACATCGTGATCCATTAACTCCAGAAGGCTTCAGTAGCAACCACGCTGGCGGTATCTTAGGCGGTATTTCTACTGGCCAAGATATTGTGGCAAGTATTGCGCTTAAACCAACATCAAGCATTACTGTTCCTGGTGACACGATCACTAAAGACGGTGAAGCAACGCAGTTAATCACTAAAGGTCGTCACGATCCATGTGTTGGTATTCGTGCAGTGCCTATCGCAGAAGCGATGTTAGCGATTGTATTGCTTGATCACTTGCTACGTCATCGTGGTCAAAACTTTGGTGTGACAACAGAAACGCCAAAAATCTAG